One segment of Carya illinoinensis cultivar Pawnee chromosome 1, C.illinoinensisPawnee_v1, whole genome shotgun sequence DNA contains the following:
- the LOC122302444 gene encoding uncharacterized protein LOC122302444: protein MLVTWLWNDCSFQVPDQVLIKVQQCVCDLGELVSGSNSMARSAGSNAVLFHESSKKSPALALVRMLFLGLFLLVTLFHRPSQLPKIRSKLAPHQLSLPRQLLSLPPPYSTDEQYSSTMELHPKHTKNSTNRQYHEVAAHEVPSGPNPESN, encoded by the exons atgttagtcaCTTGGCTTTGGAATGATTGCAGCTTCCAAGTTCCTGATCAAGTGCTGATCAAAGTTCAACAATGTGTGT GTGACTTGGGGGAGCTGGTTTCTGGTTCTAACTCAATGGCAAGATCAGCAGGCAGCAACGCAGTACTTTTTCATGAAAGCTCAAAAAAGTCACCAGCTCTAGCACTAGTACGGATGCTATTTCTGGGGCTTTTCTTGCTTGTTACTCTCTTTCATCGTCCTTCACAACTCCCTAAGATCAGGTCCAAGTTAGCTCCTCATCAGTTATCCTTGCCCAGACAACTCCTCTCGCTTCCTCCTCCTTATTCAACGGATGAGCAGTACTCCAGTACAATGGAATTGCATCCAAAACATACAAAGAATTCCACGAATCGACAGTACCATGAAGTTGCTGCTCATGAAGTTCCTAGTGGTCCGAATCCTGAATCCAACTAg
- the LOC122316229 gene encoding glycine-rich protein 23-like → MALSGCLAFFLCTFLASGLVFADVGGVEDDKHLIHRPHLYKTAGLGLGRGIFRKGFRHGRFGRGGLGGGGGLGGGGGGGLGGGGGLGGGGGLGGGAGGGFGGGAGGGIGGGGGLGGGGGLGGGAGGGLGGGSGAGGGFGGGSGGGLGGGAGGGGGLGGGGGLGGGGGAGGGFGAGGGGGLGGGGGLGGGRGGGLGGGAGGGAGGGFGGGAGGGGGLGGGAGGGGGLGGGAGGGGGLGGGAGSGGGFGAGGGFGKGGGVGGGLGGGGGGGFGGGGGFGAGAGAGGGFGSGGGAGFGGGH, encoded by the coding sequence ATGGCTCTCTCGGGCTGTCTTGCTTTTTTCTTGTGCACTTTCCTTGCGAGTGGTTTGGTGTTTGCTGATGTTGGAGGGGTTGAGGATGACAAGCACTTGATTCACCGTCCGCATTTGTACAAGACGGCAGGCCTAGGTCTAGGTCGTGGGATTTTTAGGAAAGGGTTTCGACATGGAAGGTTTGGAAGAGGTGGTCTTGGTGGTGGCGGTGGCCTTGGTGGCGGTGGCGGTGGCGGCTTAGGTGGTGGAGGTGggcttggtggtggtggtggtctaGGTGGAGGCGCCGGTGGTGGCTTTGGAGGAGGTGCTGGTGGGGGCATTGGTGGAGGAGGGGGTctaggtggtggtggtggtctaGGTGGAGGAGCTGGGGGTGGTTTAGGTGGTGGCAGTGGTGCTGGTGGTGGCTTTGGTGGTGGTTCTGGTGGAGGCCTTGGTGGAGGAGCTGGTGGTGGTGGGGGTCTAGGTGGTGGAGGTGGACTTGGAGGTGGTGGGGGAGCTGGTGGAGGGTTTGGGGCTGGTGGGGGTGGCGGGCTTGGTGGAGGTGGTGGGCTTGGTGGAGGGAGAGGTGGAGGCTTAGGTGGAGGTGCTGGTGGTGGTGCAGGTGGGGGATTTGGTGGTGGTGCAGGTGGTGGTGGAGGTCTTGGTGGTGGTGCAGGGGGTGGTGGAGGTCTTGGTGGTGGTGCAGGGGGTGGTGGAGGCCTTGGTGGTGGTGCAGGTTCTGGGGGAGGGTTTGGAGCAGGCGGAGGGTTTGGCAAAGGTGGAGGTGTTGGTGGTGGACTTGGTGGCGGTGGAGGTGGTGGATTTGGTGGAGGTGGTGGCTTTGGGGCTGGTGCTGGTGCTGGTGGTGGTTTTGGTAGTGGGGGTGGTGCTGGGTTTGGAGGTGGACACTAG